A genomic stretch from Rhineura floridana isolate rRhiFlo1 chromosome 18, rRhiFlo1.hap2, whole genome shotgun sequence includes:
- the LOC133372967 gene encoding actin-1-like isoform X3, with the protein MEEKVVSVIFDNGSGLCKAGIAGDSAPRSVITAIVGRSKAKATMLGAGQKEFYIGEEAQSKRGVLSLNYPIDHGIVTSWDDMERIWRHVYECELRIKASDRPVLLTEAPLNPLQNRERMTEIMFETRTTGIVMDSGDGVTHTVPIYEGYCLPHAVSRLDIAGRDITEYFMRLLLESGHSFVSTAEREIVKDIKEKLCYVALDPIQEMKAKPEYLLREYKLPDGNVIRIGSQLFRAPEALFAPGNIGVDAPGVHKMVFNSIMKCDIDVRRDLYGNILLSGGSTLFCGLDERILKEMQLQVPIGISVRIIAPPERKYCVWIGASILTCLTSFRQMWVTLSDYKDFGPGVVHRKCF; encoded by the exons ATGGAGgagaaagtggtgt CTGTGATCTTTGACAATGGGTCTGGATTATGCAAGGCCGGCATTGCTGGGGACAGTGCCCCAAGGTCAGTCATCACAGCAATCGTCGGGCGCTCAAAAGCCAAAGCTACGATGCTTGGTGCTGGCCAAAAGGAATTTTACATTGGAGAAGAAGCTCAGTCCAAAAGGGGTGTCTTGTCATTGAATTATCCCATCGACCACGGCATAGTGACATCGTGGGATGATATGGAGAGGATATGGAGGCATGTCTATGAGTGTGAGCTGAGAATCAAAGCCAGTGACAGGCCAGTGCTCCTGACCGAGGCTCCATTGAATCCTCTCCAGAATCGGGAGAGAATGACAGAGATCATGTTCGAAA CACGTACCACTGGGATAGTCATGGATAGTGGGGATGGTGTCACTCACACGGTCCCTATCTATGAAGGCTACTGTTTGCCACATGCCGTCTCCAGGTTGGACATCGCTGGTAGAGATATCACTGAGTACTTCATGAGGCTCCTTCTGGAGAGCGGGCATTCCTTTGTCAGCACAGCTGAAAGAGAAATAGTAAAAGATATTAAGGAGAAGCTCTGCTATGTGGCTTTAGATCCCATCCAAGAAATGAAAGCTAAGCCAGAATATCTTCTCAGGGAGTATAAATTGCCGGATGGTAATGTCATCAGGATTGGAAGTCAACTCTTTCGAGCCCCCGAAGCCCTTTTTGCACCCGGTAATATCGGTGTTGATGCTCCTGGTGTGCACAAAATGGTCTTCAACAGCATCATGAAATGCGACATTGATGTGCGCAGAGATCTTTATGGGAACATTCTCCTCTCAGGTGGATCCACTTTGTTTTGTGGCTTGGACGAGCGCATCCTGAAGGAAATGCAGCTGCAAGTGCCGATTGGAATATCAGTAAGGATCATTGCACCGCCAGAGAGGAAATACTGTGTGTGGATCGGGGCCTCCATTCTGACTTGCTTGACATCTTTCAGACAAATGTGGGTCACCCTCAGTGATTACAAAGACTTTGGCCCAGGTGTGGTTCACCGGAAATGTTTTTAA
- the LOC133372967 gene encoding actin-1-like isoform X4 produces the protein MLGAVTSWDDMERIWRHVYECELRIKASDRPVLLTEAPLNPLQNRERMTEIMFESFRVPAMYVAVQATLALYASARTTGIVMDSGDGVTHTVPIYEGYCLPHAVSRLDIAGRDITEYFMRLLLESGHSFVSTAEREIVKDIKEKLCYVALDPIQEMKAKPEYLLREYKLPDGNVIRIGSQLFRAPEALFAPGNIGVDAPGVHKMVFNSIMKCDIDVRRDLYGNILLSGGSTLFCGLDERILKEMQLQVPIGISVRIIAPPERKYCVWIGASILTCLTSFRQMWVTLSDYKDFGPGVVHRKCF, from the exons ATGCTTGGTGCTG TGACATCGTGGGATGATATGGAGAGGATATGGAGGCATGTCTATGAGTGTGAGCTGAGAATCAAAGCCAGTGACAGGCCAGTGCTCCTGACCGAGGCTCCATTGAATCCTCTCCAGAATCGGGAGAGAATGACAGAGATCATGTTCGAAAGTTTTAGGGTTCCAGCCATGTACGTTGCTGTCCAGGCTACTCTGGCGCTCTATGCATCAGCACGTACCACTGGGATAGTCATGGATAGTGGGGATGGTGTCACTCACACGGTCCCTATCTATGAAGGCTACTGTTTGCCACATGCCGTCTCCAGGTTGGACATCGCTGGTAGAGATATCACTGAGTACTTCATGAGGCTCCTTCTGGAGAGCGGGCATTCCTTTGTCAGCACAGCTGAAAGAGAAATAGTAAAAGATATTAAGGAGAAGCTCTGCTATGTGGCTTTAGATCCCATCCAAGAAATGAAAGCTAAGCCAGAATATCTTCTCAGGGAGTATAAATTGCCGGATGGTAATGTCATCAGGATTGGAAGTCAACTCTTTCGAGCCCCCGAAGCCCTTTTTGCACCCGGTAATATCGGTGTTGATGCTCCTGGTGTGCACAAAATGGTCTTCAACAGCATCATGAAATGCGACATTGATGTGCGCAGAGATCTTTATGGGAACATTCTCCTCTCAGGTGGATCCACTTTGTTTTGTGGCTTGGACGAGCGCATCCTGAAGGAAATGCAGCTGCAAGTGCCGATTGGAATATCAGTAAGGATCATTGCACCGCCAGAGAGGAAATACTGTGTGTGGATCGGGGCCTCCATTCTGACTTGCTTGACATCTTTCAGACAAATGTGGGTCACCCTCAGTGATTACAAAGACTTTGGCCCAGGTGTGGTTCACCGGAAATGTTTTTAA
- the LOC133372967 gene encoding uncharacterized protein LOC133372967 isoform X1, with product MGEQKCSSVIFDNGSGLCKAGIAGDSAPRSVITAIVGRSKAKATMLGAGQKEFYIGEEAQSKRGVLSLNYPIDHGIVTSWDDMERIWRHVYECELRIKASDRPVLLTEAPLNPLQNRERMTEIMFESFRVPAMYVAVQATLALYASARTTGIVMDSGDGVTHTVPIYEGYCLPHAVSRLDIAGRDITEYFMRLLLESGHSFVSTAEREIVKDIKEKLCYVALDPIQEMKAKPEYLLREYKLPDGNVIRIGSQLFRAPEALFAPGNIGVDAPGVHKMVFNSIMKCDIDVRRDLYGNILLSGGSTLFCGLDERILKEMQLQVPIGISVRIIAPPERKYCVWIGASILTCLTSFRQMWVTLSDYKDFGPGVVHRKCF from the exons ATGGGGGAACAGAAATGTTCAT CTGTGATCTTTGACAATGGGTCTGGATTATGCAAGGCCGGCATTGCTGGGGACAGTGCCCCAAGGTCAGTCATCACAGCAATCGTCGGGCGCTCAAAAGCCAAAGCTACGATGCTTGGTGCTGGCCAAAAGGAATTTTACATTGGAGAAGAAGCTCAGTCCAAAAGGGGTGTCTTGTCATTGAATTATCCCATCGACCACGGCATAGTGACATCGTGGGATGATATGGAGAGGATATGGAGGCATGTCTATGAGTGTGAGCTGAGAATCAAAGCCAGTGACAGGCCAGTGCTCCTGACCGAGGCTCCATTGAATCCTCTCCAGAATCGGGAGAGAATGACAGAGATCATGTTCGAAAGTTTTAGGGTTCCAGCCATGTACGTTGCTGTCCAGGCTACTCTGGCGCTCTATGCATCAGCACGTACCACTGGGATAGTCATGGATAGTGGGGATGGTGTCACTCACACGGTCCCTATCTATGAAGGCTACTGTTTGCCACATGCCGTCTCCAGGTTGGACATCGCTGGTAGAGATATCACTGAGTACTTCATGAGGCTCCTTCTGGAGAGCGGGCATTCCTTTGTCAGCACAGCTGAAAGAGAAATAGTAAAAGATATTAAGGAGAAGCTCTGCTATGTGGCTTTAGATCCCATCCAAGAAATGAAAGCTAAGCCAGAATATCTTCTCAGGGAGTATAAATTGCCGGATGGTAATGTCATCAGGATTGGAAGTCAACTCTTTCGAGCCCCCGAAGCCCTTTTTGCACCCGGTAATATCGGTGTTGATGCTCCTGGTGTGCACAAAATGGTCTTCAACAGCATCATGAAATGCGACATTGATGTGCGCAGAGATCTTTATGGGAACATTCTCCTCTCAGGTGGATCCACTTTGTTTTGTGGCTTGGACGAGCGCATCCTGAAGGAAATGCAGCTGCAAGTGCCGATTGGAATATCAGTAAGGATCATTGCACCGCCAGAGAGGAAATACTGTGTGTGGATCGGGGCCTCCATTCTGACTTGCTTGACATCTTTCAGACAAATGTGGGTCACCCTCAGTGATTACAAAGACTTTGGCCCAGGTGTGGTTCACCGGAAATGTTTTTAA
- the LOC133372967 gene encoding uncharacterized protein LOC133372967 isoform X2, translating into MEEKVVSVIFDNGSGLCKAGIAGDSAPRSVITAIVGRSKAKATMLGAGQKEFYIGEEAQSKRGVLSLNYPIDHGIVTSWDDMERIWRHVYECELRIKASDRPVLLTEAPLNPLQNRERMTEIMFESFRVPAMYVAVQATLALYASARTTGIVMDSGDGVTHTVPIYEGYCLPHAVSRLDIAGRDITEYFMRLLLESGHSFVSTAEREIVKDIKEKLCYVALDPIQEMKAKPEYLLREYKLPDGNVIRIGSQLFRAPEALFAPGNIGVDAPGVHKMVFNSIMKCDIDVRRDLYGNILLSGGSTLFCGLDERILKEMQLQVPIGISVRIIAPPERKYCVWIGASILTCLTSFRQMWVTLSDYKDFGPGVVHRKCF; encoded by the exons ATGGAGgagaaagtggtgt CTGTGATCTTTGACAATGGGTCTGGATTATGCAAGGCCGGCATTGCTGGGGACAGTGCCCCAAGGTCAGTCATCACAGCAATCGTCGGGCGCTCAAAAGCCAAAGCTACGATGCTTGGTGCTGGCCAAAAGGAATTTTACATTGGAGAAGAAGCTCAGTCCAAAAGGGGTGTCTTGTCATTGAATTATCCCATCGACCACGGCATAGTGACATCGTGGGATGATATGGAGAGGATATGGAGGCATGTCTATGAGTGTGAGCTGAGAATCAAAGCCAGTGACAGGCCAGTGCTCCTGACCGAGGCTCCATTGAATCCTCTCCAGAATCGGGAGAGAATGACAGAGATCATGTTCGAAAGTTTTAGGGTTCCAGCCATGTACGTTGCTGTCCAGGCTACTCTGGCGCTCTATGCATCAGCACGTACCACTGGGATAGTCATGGATAGTGGGGATGGTGTCACTCACACGGTCCCTATCTATGAAGGCTACTGTTTGCCACATGCCGTCTCCAGGTTGGACATCGCTGGTAGAGATATCACTGAGTACTTCATGAGGCTCCTTCTGGAGAGCGGGCATTCCTTTGTCAGCACAGCTGAAAGAGAAATAGTAAAAGATATTAAGGAGAAGCTCTGCTATGTGGCTTTAGATCCCATCCAAGAAATGAAAGCTAAGCCAGAATATCTTCTCAGGGAGTATAAATTGCCGGATGGTAATGTCATCAGGATTGGAAGTCAACTCTTTCGAGCCCCCGAAGCCCTTTTTGCACCCGGTAATATCGGTGTTGATGCTCCTGGTGTGCACAAAATGGTCTTCAACAGCATCATGAAATGCGACATTGATGTGCGCAGAGATCTTTATGGGAACATTCTCCTCTCAGGTGGATCCACTTTGTTTTGTGGCTTGGACGAGCGCATCCTGAAGGAAATGCAGCTGCAAGTGCCGATTGGAATATCAGTAAGGATCATTGCACCGCCAGAGAGGAAATACTGTGTGTGGATCGGGGCCTCCATTCTGACTTGCTTGACATCTTTCAGACAAATGTGGGTCACCCTCAGTGATTACAAAGACTTTGGCCCAGGTGTGGTTCACCGGAAATGTTTTTAA
- the LOC133372966 gene encoding actin-related protein T2-like, whose product MVHENEKSKSRVFNTQAVIIDNGSGLCKAGVSGEVGPRHVIASVLGCPKSKLSLSKNRQKECYIGDEAQDRREMLSLRYPIEGGSVTSWDDMEKIWKHIYTKGLRMKAFERPLLMTESPLNPKEDRVKLTQLMFECFKVPAFYLSIQAILSLYASARYTGIVMDSGFGVSHAVPVYEGYCLPHAVTRLDIGGRDITEFLRELLLENRQYFRKFPEGSNIVEDIKVKLCFVALDAYHEQNRRSEEFPKEYELPDGNKIKIGDALFLAPEILFTPSNINRNGQGLHKMIAKSIKKCDPSIQSVLYSNVLLSGGSSLFPRLDERVFKGLETQVSQGVPIKVIAPPDRWFSTWIGASIITSLSTFKQMWVTAADYREFGPNVVLRKCF is encoded by the coding sequence ATGGTCCatgaaaatgaaaagagtaagtCTAGAGTCTTCAACACCCAAGCTGTGATTATCGACAATGGCTCTGGACTGTGCAAGGCCGGGGTCTCGGGAGAAGTTGGCCCACGACACGTCATTGCCTCTGTTCTTGGCTGCCCCAAAAGCAAATTATCGTTATCCAAAAACCGGCAAAAGGAATGCTATATAGGAGATGAAGCCCAGGACAGGCGCGAAATGTTGTCCTTGAGATATCCCATCGAGGGCGGCAGCGTTACTTCATGGGACGACATGGAAAAGATCTGGAAACACATCTATACCAAAGGGCTGAGAATGAAAGCGTTTGAGAGGCCTTTGCTCATGACGGAGTCACCTCTGAATCCCAAAGAAGACCGAGTCAAACTCACTCAGTTGATGTTTGAATGCTTTAAGGTGCCGGCCTTCTACCTCTCTATTCAAGCCATCCTATCTCTCTATGCTTCGGCACGCTATACTGGGATAGTGATGGACAGTGGCTTTGGGGTCAGCCACGCGGTGCCAGTATACGAGGGGTACTGTTTGCCCCACGCCGTTACCAGGTTGGATATTGGTGGCAGAGATATCACGGAGTTCTTGAGGGAACTGCTTCTGGAAAACAGACAATACTTCAGGAAATTTCCAGAAGGGAGCAACATTGTGGAAGACATCAAAGTGAAGCTGTGTTTCGTGGCCCTGGATGCCTACCATGAACAGAATAGGAGGTCTGAGGAATTTCCCAAGGAATATGAGCTCCCTGATGGTAACAAGATCAAAATTGGTGATGCCCTCTTCCTAGCGCCGGAGATCCTTTTCACACCCAGCAACATTAACAGAAACGGGCAAGGCCTTCACAAAATGATTGCCAAGAGCATCAAAAAATGTGACCCCAGCATCCAAAGCGTGCTCTACAGCAACGTATTGCTTTCTGGAGGTTCCTCTCTCTTTCCCCGATTAGACGAGAGGGTCTTCAAAGGGCTGGAAACTCAAGTCTCCCAAGGGGTTCCCATCAAGGTCATCGCGCCCCCAGATCGGTGGTTCTCGACATGGATCGGGGCCTCCATCATTACATCCCTGAGCACCTTCAAGCAGATGTGGGTCACCGCTGCCGACTACAGAGAGTTTGGACCCAACGTTGTCCTGAGAAAGTGCTTTTAA